The Lycium barbarum isolate Lr01 chromosome 10, ASM1917538v2, whole genome shotgun sequence genome includes a region encoding these proteins:
- the LOC132613663 gene encoding putative 4-hydroxy-4-methyl-2-oxoglutarate aldolase 2 produces MALVTTAEVCDANPQLIVSGELRALQPIFKIYGRRQVFSGPVVTLKVFEDNVLVREFLEEKGNGRVLVVDGGGSLRCAILGGNPVVQAQNNGWAGIVVNGCVRDVDEINGCDIGVRALASHPMKANKKGIGEKHVPITIAGTRICDGEWLYADTDGILISKMELSV; encoded by the coding sequence ATGGCCTTGGTCACCACTGCTGAAGTTTGCGATGCAAACCCACAGCTTATTGTGAGTGGTGAACTACGTGCCCTGCAGCCAATCTTCAAAATCTATGGCAGGCGCCAAGTCTTCTCTGGACCTGTTGTCACTCTGAAAGTATTCGAAGACAACGTTTTGGTTCGTGAGTTTCTCGAGGAGAAAGGTAACGGGAGAGTTCTTGTTGTCGATGGAGGTGGTAGTCTGAGATGTGCAATTTTGGGTGGCAACCCCGTGGTGCAAGCTCAAAACAATGGATGGGCTGGGATCGTAGTAAATGGCTGTGTAAGGGATGTGGACGAAATCAATGGCTGTGATATCGGAGTCAGAGCTCTGGCTTCGCATCCGATGAAAGCTAATAAGAAGGGTATTGGAGAGAAGCATGTTCCGATAACCATTGCTGGGACTAGAATCTGCGATGGTGAGTGGCTTTATGCAGATACTGATGGCATTCTTATTTCAAAAATGGAGCTATCTGTTTGA